The Candidatus Microthrix subdominans genome includes a window with the following:
- the mgtE gene encoding magnesium transporter, with protein MGPEPIATLVRSSDTQALSDSLASMGARDIVAELVRLDDEAMGVVFRLLDRDRAAQVFEILEPTYQQRLLRGLRADRVVHLIEELDPDDRVRLLDEVPAKVANRLLASLSPGELALTSTLLGYPEDSAGRLMSPEFISLRESMTVGEALAKIRRDGLDAETIYALPVLDDERHLIGVTGLRALVIADRESLVADLMNTDVRYVSTHTDQEVAARLVSNEGLIALPVVDAEERLVGVLTVDDAMAVLEEEESEDMALQGGRSPAREPYLAMSVFGLARTRALWLLVLIVAAALTVNVLQIFEDSLARVVALALFIPLLIDTGGNCGSQASTSMVRALAVDEVRPEDLRRVVWREARVGFMLGLMLGSAVFVPVALIWEADLALVVALTLVTICVWATMAGAALPFFARRMNIDPAVVSAPLITTLVDASGLLIYFGYAHLILSV; from the coding sequence ATGGGACCCGAACCGATCGCAACCCTCGTCCGTTCGTCGGACACCCAGGCGCTGAGCGATTCGCTGGCATCGATGGGTGCCCGCGACATCGTTGCCGAACTGGTCCGGCTCGACGATGAGGCCATGGGCGTCGTCTTCCGTCTGCTCGACCGCGACCGTGCCGCCCAGGTTTTCGAGATCCTCGAACCGACCTACCAGCAGCGGCTGCTCCGCGGTCTGCGCGCCGACCGGGTGGTCCACCTGATCGAGGAGCTCGACCCCGACGACCGGGTGCGCCTGCTCGACGAGGTGCCGGCCAAGGTGGCCAACCGGCTGCTCGCCTCCCTGAGCCCGGGCGAGCTCGCCCTCACCTCCACCCTGCTCGGCTACCCCGAGGACTCAGCCGGACGGCTGATGAGCCCCGAGTTCATCTCGCTGCGCGAATCGATGACCGTCGGCGAGGCGCTGGCCAAGATCCGCCGCGACGGCCTCGACGCCGAGACGATCTACGCCCTGCCCGTGCTCGACGACGAACGTCACCTGATCGGCGTCACCGGCCTGCGCGCCCTGGTGATCGCCGACCGCGAGTCGCTGGTCGCCGACCTGATGAACACCGACGTGCGCTACGTCTCCACCCATACCGACCAGGAGGTGGCCGCCCGCCTGGTCAGCAACGAGGGCCTGATCGCACTGCCGGTGGTCGACGCCGAAGAGCGCCTGGTGGGCGTGCTGACCGTCGACGACGCCATGGCCGTGCTCGAGGAGGAGGAGAGCGAGGACATGGCGCTCCAGGGCGGGCGCAGCCCGGCCCGCGAGCCGTACCTGGCCATGTCGGTGTTCGGTCTCGCCCGCACCCGGGCGCTCTGGCTGCTCGTGCTCATCGTGGCGGCGGCGCTGACCGTCAACGTGTTGCAGATCTTCGAGGACTCGCTCGCCCGCGTGGTTGCGCTCGCCCTATTCATCCCGCTGCTGATCGACACCGGCGGCAACTGTGGTTCCCAGGCCTCGACGTCGATGGTGCGGGCGCTCGCGGTCGACGAGGTTCGTCCCGAGGACCTCCGCCGGGTCGTGTGGCGCGAGGCACGCGTCGGGTTCATGCTCGGGCTGATGCTGGGCTCGGCAGTGTTCGTGCCCGTTGCGCTGATCTGGGAGGCGGACCTGGCGCTGGTCGTCGCCCTCACCCTGGTGACGATCTGCGTGTGGGCCACGATGGCCGGCGCTGCCCTGCCCTTCTTCGCCAGGCGGATGAACATCGATCCCGCTGTCGTGTCGGCCCCGCTGATCACCACGCTGGTCGACGCCTCCGGCCTGCTGATCTACTTCGGCTACGCCCACCTGATCCTGTCCGTATGA